The Gemmatimonadales bacterium genome includes a region encoding these proteins:
- a CDS encoding efflux RND transporter permease subunit, which yields MFISDFAIQRPIVTITAMVALVAFGVAALIRLQTDEFPDIQQPIIGVTISYPGASPETVEREIVDPIEESFSSISGVDWAKTQASSTDGLAQFIVFFDYEKDIQEASQDIRDAISTKRADLPTEMEEPVLTRFDPSQQSVVSLALTATGIAPAVLTRIADPMIVRDLRTIPGVAQVTVVGGINREMTVQVRPADLQAAGVSVAQVVQALEQQNLAAPVGRLNGALDERAIRLRGRLDTPEDFGNLVVAERNGGLIRLGQVANVFDGTEEQRTQALFNGRDAVGIEVLKAKGYSTTQVTDIIHQHVTELQQRMPRGAKLEIVQDAGVRVSHAVRNVQEALIEGALLTVLVVFLFLNSWRSTVITGLALPVSVLASFIAVWAFGFTLNTMSLLGLSLAIGILIDDAIVVRENIVRHIEMGMDHYEASRQGTDQIGLAVAATTFSIVAVFLPVGFMYGVAGQWFKPFALTIACSVLVSLFVSFSLDPMLSAYWADPQTEAHERRNPIARTLERFNKWFDRTADRYKGVIAWSLDHRLAMVGIAIASFAGALAIPARGVLAALVILAGIGAVTWLLQLPLRRRFGLLSSCGMKLVGVVLIVGAMGALLPRVPVVMQVGAGFVPVSDRSEISMTVEAPPGSNIEYTRIKAEEAASRARAHPEVLYTYTTVGASVPGKAPSVDQALVYVRLRPKAERHISQDELGQVFRREMARIGGAQVAVFTSGFGGAIKSIQVQMKGTDARVLTTLAQRAAEEVRKVPGAVDVGLSTRGQKPELEVQLNRGLAGSLGITVGQVAQSLRPAFAGIDAGDWVDPSGETRDVTVRLAPEYRERVTDLAQLPLVAGTAPGGAPTTLPLSQVATITQGLGPAQIDHLDRDKVVIVQANVEGQPLTQVTRGIQERLARLQLPPGYAITFGGESRDQAEVFTRIFTALGVAVLLMYLILVVQFGSFLDPLAILVSLPLSLIGVVLALWITRDTLNIMSLIGVILLMGIVAKNAILLIDFAIWARERGLELREALIEAGRIRLRPIIMTTFALIAGMIPVAIGHGEGADFRAPLGRAVIGGVLTSTLLTLLVIPTVYEILDDFRTWVGARFGRAPAHTRPVAMPSPEPAPAE from the coding sequence ATGTTCATTTCGGATTTCGCCATCCAGCGTCCCATCGTCACCATCACTGCGATGGTGGCGCTGGTGGCCTTCGGCGTGGCCGCCCTCATCCGACTGCAGACCGACGAATTCCCCGACATCCAGCAGCCGATCATCGGAGTCACGATCAGCTATCCCGGCGCGTCGCCCGAGACGGTGGAGCGGGAGATCGTAGACCCGATCGAAGAGTCGTTCTCCTCGATCAGCGGGGTGGACTGGGCCAAGACCCAGGCCAGCAGCACCGACGGCCTGGCCCAGTTCATCGTCTTCTTCGATTACGAGAAGGACATCCAGGAGGCGAGCCAGGACATCCGCGACGCGATCTCCACCAAGCGCGCCGATCTCCCGACCGAGATGGAGGAGCCGGTGCTGACCCGGTTCGACCCGTCGCAGCAGTCGGTCGTCTCCCTGGCGCTCACCGCCACCGGCATTGCCCCCGCGGTGCTCACCCGGATCGCCGATCCGATGATCGTGCGCGACCTCCGAACCATCCCCGGCGTCGCCCAGGTGACCGTGGTCGGGGGGATCAATCGGGAGATGACGGTGCAGGTGCGCCCCGCCGATCTCCAGGCTGCCGGGGTGAGCGTGGCCCAGGTGGTCCAGGCGCTGGAGCAGCAGAACCTGGCGGCGCCGGTGGGCCGGCTCAACGGGGCGCTGGACGAGCGCGCCATCCGGCTCCGCGGCCGGCTCGATACGCCGGAGGACTTCGGCAACCTGGTAGTGGCCGAGCGGAACGGCGGGCTCATCCGGCTGGGTCAGGTGGCCAACGTGTTCGATGGGACCGAGGAGCAGCGCACTCAGGCGCTGTTCAACGGACGTGATGCCGTGGGCATCGAGGTCCTCAAAGCCAAGGGCTACAGCACCACCCAGGTGACCGACATCATCCACCAGCACGTGACCGAGCTGCAGCAGCGCATGCCCCGCGGGGCCAAGCTGGAGATCGTGCAGGACGCCGGCGTGCGGGTGAGTCACGCGGTGCGAAACGTCCAGGAAGCGCTGATCGAGGGCGCGCTGCTCACGGTCCTGGTGGTGTTTCTCTTTCTCAACTCCTGGCGCTCGACGGTCATCACCGGCCTGGCGCTGCCGGTGAGCGTGCTGGCGTCGTTCATCGCGGTCTGGGCTTTCGGCTTCACCCTCAACACGATGTCGCTGCTGGGCCTCTCGCTCGCCATCGGGATCCTGATCGACGACGCCATCGTGGTCCGCGAGAATATCGTGCGCCACATCGAGATGGGGATGGACCACTACGAGGCGTCGCGGCAGGGCACCGATCAGATCGGGCTGGCGGTCGCGGCGACGACGTTCTCCATCGTGGCGGTCTTCCTGCCGGTGGGGTTCATGTACGGCGTCGCCGGACAGTGGTTCAAGCCGTTCGCGTTGACCATCGCCTGCTCGGTGCTGGTCTCGCTGTTCGTGAGCTTCTCCCTGGACCCGATGCTCTCCGCCTATTGGGCCGACCCGCAGACCGAGGCCCACGAGCGGAGAAACCCGATCGCCCGGACGCTCGAGCGGTTCAACAAGTGGTTCGACCGCACGGCCGACCGCTACAAGGGCGTCATCGCCTGGAGCCTCGACCACCGGCTGGCCATGGTGGGCATCGCCATCGCGAGCTTCGCCGGCGCGCTGGCCATCCCGGCCCGCGGCGTGCTCGCGGCACTGGTGATCCTGGCGGGAATCGGCGCGGTCACCTGGCTGCTGCAGTTGCCGCTCCGTCGCCGGTTCGGACTGCTGTCGAGCTGCGGGATGAAGCTCGTTGGGGTGGTGCTCATCGTCGGAGCCATGGGCGCCCTCCTGCCGCGGGTGCCGGTGGTGATGCAGGTCGGCGCCGGCTTCGTGCCGGTCAGCGACCGGAGCGAGATCAGCATGACCGTGGAGGCGCCGCCCGGCTCCAACATCGAGTACACCCGGATCAAGGCGGAGGAGGCGGCGAGCCGCGCCCGCGCCCATCCGGAGGTGCTCTACACCTACACCACGGTCGGCGCATCGGTGCCAGGGAAGGCGCCGTCGGTGGACCAGGCGCTGGTCTATGTGCGCCTCCGGCCCAAGGCCGAGCGGCACATCAGCCAGGACGAGCTGGGCCAGGTGTTCCGCCGGGAGATGGCCCGAATCGGCGGGGCACAGGTGGCGGTCTTCACCAGCGGATTCGGCGGGGCGATCAAGTCGATCCAGGTCCAGATGAAAGGGACCGACGCGCGGGTGCTCACCACCCTGGCCCAGCGCGCGGCCGAGGAGGTGCGGAAGGTGCCCGGCGCGGTCGACGTGGGGCTCTCGACCCGAGGCCAGAAGCCCGAGCTCGAGGTCCAGCTCAACCGCGGGCTGGCCGGCTCGCTTGGCATTACCGTCGGGCAGGTGGCGCAGTCGCTCCGGCCGGCCTTTGCCGGGATCGACGCGGGAGACTGGGTCGATCCCTCCGGCGAGACCCGCGATGTCACCGTCCGGTTGGCTCCGGAGTATCGCGAGCGGGTGACCGATCTGGCGCAGCTTCCGCTGGTGGCCGGCACCGCCCCCGGCGGCGCGCCGACCACGCTGCCGCTCTCACAGGTGGCCACGATCACCCAGGGGCTCGGCCCGGCGCAGATCGACCACCTCGACCGGGACAAGGTGGTCATCGTGCAGGCCAACGTGGAGGGCCAGCCGCTCACCCAGGTGACCCGGGGCATTCAGGAGCGCCTGGCCCGGCTCCAGCTGCCGCCCGGTTACGCCATCACCTTCGGCGGCGAATCGCGCGACCAGGCGGAGGTCTTCACCCGGATCTTCACGGCGCTGGGCGTGGCGGTGCTGCTGATGTACCTCATCCTGGTCGTGCAGTTCGGCTCGTTCCTCGATCCGCTCGCGATCCTGGTCTCGCTGCCGCTTTCCCTCATCGGCGTGGTGCTGGCGCTCTGGATCACCCGCGACACGCTCAACATCATGAGCCTCATCGGGGTGATCCTGCTGATGGGGATCGTGGCCAAGAACGCGATCCTGCTGATCGACTTCGCCATCTGGGCTCGGGAGCGGGGGCTGGAGCTGCGCGAGGCGCTGATCGAGGCAGGGCGGATCCGGCTCCGGCCGATCATCATGACGACATTCGCACTGATCGCCGGGATGATCCCGGTCGCCATCGGTCACGGCGAGGGCGCGGACTTCCGGGCGCCGCTCGGACGGGCGGTGATCGGCGGCGTGCTCACGTCGACGCTGCTGACGCTGCTCGTCATCCCCACGGTCTACGAGATCCTGGACGACTTCCGCACCTGGGTGGGCGCGCGGTTCGGGCGGGCGCCGGCGCACACCCGTCCGGTCGCCATGCCGAGCCCGGAACCGGCCCCGGCCGAGTAG
- a CDS encoding efflux RND transporter periplasmic adaptor subunit — MTRITLRWLASAAALALAGCGGKGDATSTAASEPVVAVGRENLAVATMTELRSGPAISGSLEPQQAATVRAEVGGSVLETYAEAGQPVHKGTLLARLEDAAVRDAYLSAKSGVRAAESSLDLAKRNAERTERLAQAGAVAQRDLETARVTASTAEGALADAQARLASAQQQLAHTTVRAPFTGIVSERQADAGDVLQVGGALFSIVDPTSLKLEASVPAEQIGRLRKGTAVEFTVHGFARRFIGKIERINPVVDPNTRQVKIYVSIPNGDRSLVAGLFAQGRVATDTKRAVAVPVSAIDNRGTSTTVHRVKDGRVAEVPVQLGVRDEAAEMVEVSAGVTEGDTLLLGSAQGVAPGSRVRVLQEEAER; from the coding sequence ATGACGCGGATCACGTTGCGCTGGCTCGCGTCCGCCGCCGCCCTGGCGCTGGCCGGCTGCGGCGGCAAAGGCGACGCCACCTCGACGGCCGCCAGCGAGCCGGTGGTCGCCGTCGGGCGGGAGAACCTGGCGGTCGCCACGATGACCGAGCTCCGGAGCGGGCCGGCCATCTCGGGCTCGCTCGAGCCGCAGCAGGCCGCGACGGTGCGCGCGGAGGTGGGCGGCTCGGTGCTCGAGACCTACGCCGAGGCCGGCCAGCCGGTCCACAAGGGCACACTGCTCGCCCGGTTGGAAGACGCCGCGGTGCGCGACGCCTATCTCTCGGCCAAGTCCGGGGTGCGGGCGGCGGAGTCATCGCTCGATCTGGCCAAGCGAAATGCCGAGCGCACCGAGCGACTGGCCCAGGCCGGCGCGGTAGCGCAACGGGACCTGGAGACCGCTCGGGTCACCGCGTCCACCGCCGAGGGTGCCCTGGCCGATGCCCAGGCGCGCCTCGCCTCCGCGCAGCAGCAGCTGGCGCACACGACGGTGCGGGCGCCGTTCACCGGCATCGTGAGCGAGCGGCAGGCGGATGCGGGCGACGTGCTCCAGGTCGGTGGCGCGCTCTTCTCCATCGTCGATCCCACCAGCCTCAAGCTCGAGGCGAGCGTGCCGGCGGAGCAGATCGGGCGGCTGCGCAAAGGCACTGCGGTCGAGTTCACCGTCCATGGATTCGCCCGGCGCTTCATCGGGAAGATCGAGCGGATCAATCCGGTGGTGGACCCCAACACGCGGCAGGTGAAGATCTACGTGAGCATCCCCAACGGTGACCGGTCGCTGGTGGCTGGACTTTTTGCGCAGGGGCGGGTGGCCACCGACACCAAGCGCGCGGTGGCCGTGCCGGTGAGTGCCATCGATAATCGAGGCACCAGCACGACGGTCCATCGGGTCAAGGACGGGCGGGTGGCCGAGGTGCCGGTGCAGCTTGGCGTACGGGACGAGGCGGCGGAGATGGTGGAGGTGAGCGCGGGTGTGACCGAGGGTGATACCCTGCTGCTGGGCTCGGCCCAAGGCGTGGCGCCGGGCAGCCGGGTGCGCGTGCTGCAGGAGGAGGCGGAGCGGTAA